One stretch of Pomacea canaliculata isolate SZHN2017 linkage group LG1, ASM307304v1, whole genome shotgun sequence DNA includes these proteins:
- the LOC112566564 gene encoding developmentally-regulated GTP-binding protein 2-like has translation MGILEKITEIEREIARTQKNKATEYHLGLLKAKLAKYRQQLLEPQGKSSAKGEGFDVMKSGDARVALIGFPSVGKSTLLNTLTSTHSESASYEFTTLTCIPGVIEYNSANIQLLDLPGIIEGASQGKGRGRQVIAVARTADLVIIMLDATKKDIQRELLEKELEAVGIRLNKEKPNIYFKPKKGGGISFNATLPLTKCNEKMVQMILHEYKIFNCEVLFRDDCDSDEFVDVILGNRVYMPCLYVYNKIDQISIEEVDRLARQPHSVVVSCNMKLNLDYLLEMIWEHLALLRIYTKKRGERPDFEGGLILRKGATAEHVCHVIHRTIAQSFKYGLVWGRSAKYSPQRVGLHHAMCDEDVIQIVKK, from the exons ATGGGCATTTTGGAAAAAATCACGGAGATTGAGAGAGAAATAGCCAGAACTCAGAAGAACAAAG CTACAGAATATCACTTGGGATTGCTTAAAGCCAAGCTAGCAAAGTATCGGCAGCAGCTATTAGAGCCGCAAGGGAAATCATCAGCCAAG GGAGAGGGTTTTGATGTGATGAAATCAGGTGATGCCAGAGTAGCTTTAATTGGCTTTCCATCTGTAGGAAAA TCTACATTGTTAAACACGTTGACAAGTACACACAGTGAATCTGCATCTTATGAGTTTACAACCTTGACCTGTATCCCAGGTGTGATTGAG TACAATAGTGCCAACATTCAGCTGCTTGACCTTCCAGGAATCATTGAAGGAGCCTCTCAAG GAAAGGGCCGTGGTCGCCAGGTCATTGCTGTTGCACGGACGGCAGATCTTGTTATCATCATGCTAGatgcaacaaaaaaagacattcaaaG agAATTGTTGGAGAAAGAGTTAGAAGCTGTGGGCATCAGATTGAACAAGGAAAaaccaaatatttatttcaag CCCAAAAAGGGTGGTGGTATTTCATTCAATGCTACACTCCCCTTGACTAAGTGTAATGAAAAGATGGTACAAATGATTCTCCATGAATACA AAATATTCAACTGTGAAGTATTATTTCGTGATGACTGTGACTCGGATGAATTTGTGGATGTCATCCTTGGAAATCGTGTCTACATGCCGTGTTTATAT GTGTATAATAAGATTGACCAGATCTCCATAGAAGAAGTGGACCGACTTGCAAGACAACCTCATTCTGTTGTTGTCAG CTGTAACATGAAGCTGAATCTGGATTATCTGCTAGAAATGATCTGGGAGCACCTTGCATTGCTCAGGATCTATACAAAGAAAAGAGgag AACGTCCTGACTTTGAAGGAGGGCTAATCTTGAGAAAAGGTGCCACTGCTGAACATGTG tgtcaTGTGATTCATCGAACAATTGCCCAAAGCTTCAAGTATGGACTCGTCTGG ggacGCAGTGCCAAATACAGTCCACAAAGAGTTGGTCTGCATCATGCAATGTGTGATGAGGATGTCATTCAGattgtaaagaaataa